From the genome of Halomonas sp. I5-271120, one region includes:
- a CDS encoding DUF6482 family protein: MELKDFKAFAKRHDNFEIRVISHAGSRFYQVELEDIEGARHLLTQRGKPMLFRALDDIYLELKRVGVHRAYLVQYVAHDEVIGRDAHYHDALSSRMPLVF, translated from the coding sequence ATGGAACTTAAAGACTTCAAGGCTTTCGCCAAGCGACACGACAACTTCGAAATTCGCGTCATCAGCCACGCCGGCAGCCGCTTCTATCAAGTGGAACTGGAAGATATCGAGGGCGCGCGTCATCTGCTGACCCAGCGCGGCAAGCCGATGCTCTTTCGCGCCCTCGATGATATCTATCTGGAACTCAAGCGGGTCGGCGTCCACCGGGCCTATCTGGTGCAGTATGTGGCCCACGACGAGGTGATCGGCCGTGACGCCCACTACCACGATGCGCTCAGCTCGCGTATGCCGCTGGTCTTCTAG
- the dnaB gene encoding replicative DNA helicase: MNEPVELDQETAALKVPPHSLEAEQSVLGGLMLDNSAWDAVSEQLVAGDFYRYEHRLIFNAMAGLAEGSHPLDVVTLSEALENRDQLDTVGGLAYLAELARNTPSASNIRAYAEIVRERATLRKLIQAASQVAESAFAPQGRPADELVNEAERLVFQISEDRPKTGGPIGMSDLLAKAVDRIDEMFNMEGEMTGLSTGFRDLDDMTSGLQPSDLVIIAGRPSMGKTTFAMNLVEHAVISSDKPVMVFSMEMPAEALMLRMLSSLGRIDQTRVRTGQLEDEDWPRLTSAVNLLKDKQLFIDDTAALSPNEMRSRIRRVVREHGNIGLVMIDYLQLMQIPGFSENRTGEISEISRSLKGLAKEFGCPVVSLSQLNRSLEQRPNKRPVMSDLRESGAIEQDADVIAFVYRDEVYNPDNPDNQGLAELIIGKQRNGPIGTVHMAFIGKYTRFEDLAPDSYGQHFGE; encoded by the coding sequence ATGAACGAACCCGTCGAGCTCGATCAGGAAACTGCTGCGCTCAAGGTGCCGCCCCATTCGCTGGAGGCCGAGCAGTCCGTCCTGGGCGGTCTGATGCTGGACAACTCGGCCTGGGATGCGGTCTCCGAGCAGCTGGTGGCCGGCGACTTCTACCGCTACGAGCACCGACTGATCTTCAATGCCATGGCAGGCCTGGCCGAGGGCTCGCACCCGTTGGATGTGGTGACGCTGTCAGAGGCGCTGGAGAACCGCGATCAGCTGGATACCGTCGGCGGGCTCGCCTATCTGGCCGAGCTTGCCCGTAACACCCCGTCGGCGAGCAATATCCGCGCCTATGCCGAGATCGTTCGCGAGCGGGCCACGCTTCGCAAGCTGATTCAAGCGGCCAGCCAGGTCGCCGAGAGTGCCTTTGCGCCTCAGGGGCGACCGGCCGATGAGCTGGTCAACGAGGCCGAGCGGCTGGTCTTCCAGATCAGCGAGGATCGCCCCAAGACCGGCGGCCCCATCGGCATGAGCGACCTGCTCGCCAAGGCGGTGGATCGCATCGATGAAATGTTCAACATGGAAGGCGAGATGACCGGGCTGTCGACCGGTTTTCGCGATCTCGACGACATGACCTCGGGCCTGCAGCCCTCGGACCTGGTGATCATTGCCGGGCGTCCCTCGATGGGCAAGACCACCTTCGCCATGAATCTGGTCGAACATGCCGTGATCTCAAGCGACAAGCCGGTGATGGTGTTCTCCATGGAGATGCCCGCCGAGGCGCTGATGCTGCGTATGCTGTCGTCGCTTGGCCGCATCGACCAGACTCGGGTGCGCACCGGTCAGCTCGAGGACGAGGACTGGCCGCGTCTGACATCGGCGGTCAACCTGCTGAAAGACAAGCAGCTATTTATCGACGATACCGCCGCGCTGTCTCCCAACGAGATGCGCTCGCGCATCCGCCGGGTGGTGCGCGAGCACGGCAATATCGGCCTGGTGATGATCGATTACCTTCAGTTGATGCAGATTCCCGGTTTTTCCGAGAACCGCACCGGCGAGATTTCCGAGATTTCGCGCTCCCTGAAGGGGCTCGCCAAGGAGTTTGGCTGCCCGGTAGTGTCGCTATCTCAGCTCAACCGCTCCCTGGAGCAGCGTCCCAACAAGCGCCCGGTGATGTCGGATCTGCGCGAGTCCGGGGCCATCGAGCAGGACGCTGACGTCATCGCCTTCGTTTATCGCGATGAGGTCTACAACCCGGACAACCCCGATAACCAGGGACTGGCCGAGTTGATCATTGGCAAGCAGCGTAACGGTCCCATCGGCACGGTGCACATGGCCTTCATCGGCAAGTACACCCGCTTTGAGGACCTGGCGCCGGATAGCTACGGTCAGCACTTCGGCGAATAG
- a CDS encoding carbohydrate porin, with protein sequence MNAAMLRTPLVAAIAVASFTLSGLASAQQSDIEQRLADLEARVAAAEARADAAEARAASVEETVDAGQERLDEVARQASGEEGFSFNAYARSGLLVGDDGKSIPGGPTVTPAGSVGGYVGRLGNEPDTYVESVLNYRKTYDNGAKALYRTMIADGVTTSNDWTADESSLNVRQVYAEFSDLPSFTGAFANASIWAGKRFDRDNFDIHWIDSDVIFLSGTGGGIYDVQLGDSWKANFSLYGRSFSEYPVDSTSPNLTGNTDNLIFTANNYFGKVQWMINAMSAADNDSRDLGNGSQVADSGIHTMLAYHGDSFFGLGEGSFKAALLYGQGLGAEVKSLGTNGDLTEDASAARLAVYGTTYLAPRWRVAPSVFAETSEDRFDAGDKYQWSGVNVRLANELTENFEMQYEASYQYMDLQPEDYKSRNAVSGNWSKFTIAPTFKPQVGGFWQRPEIRVFASYTDWDDELNDYVLNTATDSAGDDISDDFGKDGFTGGQWSFGVQTEVWF encoded by the coding sequence ATGAATGCAGCCATGCTGAGAACCCCGCTCGTCGCCGCTATAGCCGTTGCCAGCTTCACCCTGAGCGGCCTGGCCAGCGCCCAGCAAAGCGATATCGAACAGCGCCTGGCCGATCTCGAAGCCCGTGTCGCCGCCGCCGAGGCACGCGCCGATGCCGCCGAAGCCCGCGCTGCTTCGGTCGAGGAGACCGTTGATGCCGGCCAGGAGCGTCTGGATGAGGTCGCCCGCCAAGCCAGCGGTGAAGAAGGCTTCTCCTTCAACGCCTATGCCCGCTCCGGCTTGTTGGTCGGTGACGATGGCAAGAGTATTCCGGGTGGCCCAACCGTGACGCCTGCGGGCAGTGTAGGAGGCTATGTGGGCCGACTGGGTAATGAACCGGATACCTACGTCGAGTCGGTTCTGAACTACCGCAAGACCTACGACAACGGTGCCAAGGCTCTTTACCGCACCATGATCGCCGATGGAGTGACCACCAGTAACGACTGGACCGCCGATGAATCCAGTCTCAATGTGCGCCAGGTCTATGCCGAGTTCAGCGATTTGCCGAGCTTTACCGGCGCTTTCGCCAATGCTTCGATCTGGGCGGGCAAGCGCTTTGATCGCGATAACTTCGACATCCACTGGATCGATTCCGATGTCATCTTCCTGTCGGGGACCGGCGGCGGTATCTACGACGTACAGCTTGGCGATAGCTGGAAGGCCAACTTCTCACTCTATGGCCGCAGTTTCAGCGAGTATCCCGTCGACAGCACATCACCCAACCTGACCGGCAACACCGATAACCTGATCTTCACCGCCAATAATTACTTCGGCAAGGTGCAGTGGATGATCAACGCCATGTCGGCGGCCGACAACGACAGCCGCGATCTGGGCAATGGCTCACAGGTGGCAGACAGCGGTATCCACACCATGCTGGCCTACCATGGCGACAGCTTCTTCGGCCTGGGTGAGGGCAGCTTCAAGGCCGCGCTGCTTTATGGTCAGGGCCTGGGGGCCGAAGTGAAGTCGCTGGGGACCAACGGTGACCTCACCGAGGATGCCTCGGCGGCGCGTCTGGCCGTCTATGGCACCACCTATCTGGCACCTCGTTGGCGGGTCGCGCCTTCCGTGTTCGCGGAAACCAGTGAAGATCGCTTCGATGCGGGAGATAAATACCAGTGGTCAGGGGTGAACGTGCGTCTGGCCAATGAGCTGACCGAGAACTTCGAGATGCAGTACGAGGCCAGCTATCAGTACATGGACTTGCAGCCCGAAGACTACAAGTCTCGCAATGCGGTCAGCGGCAACTGGAGCAAGTTCACCATCGCTCCGACCTTCAAGCCTCAGGTGGGCGGCTTCTGGCAGCGTCCCGAGATCCGTGTGTTTGCTTCTTACACCGACTGGGACGACGAGCTCAACGATTACGTCCTGAACACGGCGACCGACAGCGCCGGTGACGATATTTCCGATGATTTCGGCAAAGACGGCTTCACCGGCGGTCAGTGGAGCTTTGGCGTGCAAACAGAAGTCTGGTTCTAA
- the rplI gene encoding 50S ribosomal protein L9 yields MEVILLDNIGKLGGLGDKVTVKPGYGRNYLMPYGLAVPATKENLEAFQAQRAELEAQAAERKAEAEARAAQLAEIELSLVAKSGEDGKLFGSIGPRDLAEAIAQAGIDLAKSEVRMPEGPLRRTGEYDIDLQLHAEVASSVRVVIVAE; encoded by the coding sequence ATGGAAGTCATTCTGCTCGACAACATTGGCAAGCTGGGCGGCCTGGGTGACAAGGTCACCGTCAAGCCCGGTTACGGCCGTAACTACCTGATGCCTTACGGCTTGGCCGTTCCGGCAACCAAAGAAAACCTGGAAGCCTTCCAAGCCCAGCGTGCCGAGCTTGAAGCTCAGGCCGCCGAGCGCAAGGCCGAAGCCGAAGCCCGCGCTGCACAGCTGGCCGAAATCGAGCTCTCGCTGGTCGCCAAGTCTGGCGAAGACGGCAAGCTGTTCGGTTCCATCGGTCCGCGCGACCTGGCCGAAGCCATCGCCCAGGCCGGCATCGACCTCGCCAAGAGCGAAGTCCGCATGCCGGAAGGTCCGCTTCGCCGGACTGGCGAATACGATATCGACCTGCAGCTGCATGCCGAAGTGGCATCCAGCGTGCGCGTGGTAATCGTCGCCGAGTAA
- the rpsR gene encoding 30S ribosomal protein S18, translated as MARFFRRRKFCRFTAEGVKQIDYKDLDTLKAYVTETGKIVPSRITGTKARYQRQLSSAIKRARYLALLPYSDSHQ; from the coding sequence ATGGCACGCTTTTTCCGTCGCCGTAAGTTTTGCCGTTTTACCGCCGAAGGCGTGAAGCAGATCGACTATAAAGATCTGGACACTCTCAAGGCCTACGTCACCGAGACCGGCAAGATCGTTCCGAGCCGCATCACCGGTACCAAGGCACGCTACCAGCGTCAGCTGTCCAGCGCTATCAAGCGCGCGCGCTACCTGGCTCTGCTGCCGTACTCCGATAGCCACCAGTAA
- the rpsF gene encoding 30S ribosomal protein S6, producing MRHYEIVFMVHPDQSEQVPAMVERYTSLVTESGGSVHRLEDWGRRHLAYPINKIHKAHYVLMNVECSGETLEEIENIFRFNDAIIRSLVVRCKEAITEASPMMKPAEEKRPRREDKPRERTETAEAN from the coding sequence ATGCGTCATTATGAAATCGTGTTCATGGTCCACCCGGACCAGAGCGAACAGGTTCCGGCGATGGTCGAACGTTACACCAGCCTCGTCACCGAGAGCGGCGGCAGCGTTCATCGTCTGGAAGATTGGGGCCGTCGTCACCTGGCGTATCCGATCAACAAGATCCACAAGGCTCACTACGTGCTGATGAACGTCGAGTGCAGCGGCGAGACCCTCGAAGAAATCGAGAATATCTTCCGCTTCAACGATGCGATCATCCGTAGCCTGGTCGTGCGTTGCAAGGAAGCCATCACCGAAGCTTCACCGATGATGAAGCCGGCGGAAGAAAAGCGTCCGCGTCGCGAAGACAAGCCGCGCGAACGTACCGAAACCGCTGAAGCTAACTGA
- the rlmB gene encoding 23S rRNA (guanosine(2251)-2'-O)-methyltransferase RlmB, with protein MKRRPGQRGPKAPAGLDAVYGVHAVRALLARGEAPRELWVQDGNAGARLAELLDEARRLGTRVQLQPRDTLDALAQGAAHQGIVAFCPPLSVEGEESLWLRLKGWTKDTPPLLLILDGVTDVHNFGACLRSADAAGVDGVIVPKDKAAPLNATVRKVACGAAESVPVYQVTNLARAMGKLKDHGVWITGTAGEADASVFDGDFSGPCALVMGAEGKGMRRLTREACDNLVKLPMVGSVSSLNVSVATGICLFEALRQRQLAS; from the coding sequence ATGAAACGACGTCCCGGCCAGCGTGGGCCCAAGGCCCCCGCTGGCCTCGATGCGGTATATGGCGTGCACGCGGTGCGCGCCCTGCTGGCGAGGGGCGAGGCCCCGCGCGAACTCTGGGTGCAGGACGGCAATGCAGGGGCTCGCCTGGCCGAGCTGCTCGACGAGGCTCGTCGTCTCGGTACCCGCGTCCAGCTCCAGCCCCGCGACACCCTCGATGCGCTGGCCCAGGGCGCGGCGCATCAGGGCATCGTGGCCTTCTGTCCGCCGCTATCGGTCGAGGGCGAAGAGTCTCTGTGGCTCCGGCTCAAGGGCTGGACCAAGGACACGCCGCCGCTGTTGCTGATCCTCGATGGTGTCACCGACGTGCACAACTTCGGTGCCTGCCTGCGCAGCGCCGATGCGGCCGGCGTGGATGGCGTCATCGTGCCCAAGGATAAGGCCGCGCCGCTCAACGCCACCGTGCGCAAGGTCGCCTGCGGGGCTGCCGAGAGCGTGCCGGTCTATCAGGTCACCAACCTGGCGCGGGCCATGGGCAAGCTGAAGGATCACGGCGTATGGATCACCGGCACCGCCGGCGAAGCCGACGCCAGCGTCTTCGACGGCGATTTCAGCGGGCCCTGCGCGCTGGTGATGGGCGCCGAAGGCAAGGGCATGCGGCGGCTGACGCGCGAAGCCTGCGATAACCTGGTCAAGTTGCCAATGGTGGGCAGCGTGTCGAGCCTCAACGTCTCGGTGGCCACCGGTATCTGCCTGTTCGAGGCTCTGCGGCAGCGCCAGCTTGCAAGCTAG
- the rnr gene encoding ribonuclease R, with amino-acid sequence MTQWTLSDDPHAEREAHKYDNPVPSREYLLRRLEEAGKPMTHESMSRLLGLEDDDQLEAVRRRLAAMERDGQVLRNRRGAYALIDKLDLIKGKVLGHRDGFGFILRDDGKKPDLVLPPRQMRRVFHGDHVLVRVSGRDRRGRDEATIAEVIARNTQTVVGIYRQNNDEFAVLIPENSRISQEVLIPHSASGGAQDGQVVSARIVQQPETRKQPVGEVTEVLGERMDPGMEIGIAIRSYNIPDEFPPAVDEQIGSMSAEVAEDDKAHRIDLRHLPLVTIDDESAKDFDDAICAYQTKSGSWKLIVAIADVSHYVRPGSALDEEALVRGNSVYFPGQVVPMLPELLSNGLCSLNPAVDRLALVCEMNISKTGAISRYRFYEAVFQSHARLTYNKVGKILQEPESPEGQALRDEYASLVPSIEQLHELYQLLRTARSERGAIDFETTETAILFNEERKIDSIVPRSRNDAHKIVEECMLAANVATARFLDKHDLPALYRIHQPPTPERLDRLRLFLNELGLSLGGGDEPTPQDYQALREVIKDRPDADIIQTVMLRSMNQAVYSPQNEGHFGLAYPAYAHFTSPIRRYPDLLVHRAIRSVIRGPRQTSTVLRADGASVEPPSRWAPYSFEQMVHFGEHCSMTERRADDATRDVEDWLKCEFMSDKVGDVFEGTIASVTQFGIFVRLDDVYVEGLVHVTSLPSDYYHYEAEKHRLKGERSGVSYRLGDGVTVQVARVDLDDRKIDFDLVDDKPRQKRAPRRKPGTEQAGSDKPQGDKPKGDKPKSGRRRGPRKPRGGGAKR; translated from the coding sequence ATGACTCAGTGGACGCTCAGCGACGATCCCCACGCGGAACGTGAAGCCCACAAGTACGATAATCCGGTACCCAGCCGCGAATACCTCCTGCGCCGCCTCGAAGAGGCCGGCAAGCCGATGACTCATGAGAGCATGAGCCGGCTGCTGGGCCTCGAGGACGACGATCAGCTAGAAGCCGTGCGCCGTCGCCTGGCGGCGATGGAGCGCGACGGCCAGGTGCTGCGCAACCGCCGCGGCGCCTACGCGCTGATCGACAAGCTCGATCTGATCAAGGGCAAGGTGCTCGGGCACCGCGACGGCTTCGGCTTCATCCTCCGCGACGACGGCAAAAAGCCTGACCTGGTATTGCCGCCACGCCAGATGCGCCGTGTCTTCCACGGCGATCATGTGCTGGTGCGTGTAAGCGGCCGCGATCGCCGTGGCCGTGATGAGGCAACCATCGCCGAAGTCATCGCTCGCAACACCCAGACCGTGGTGGGCATCTATCGTCAGAACAACGACGAGTTCGCGGTGCTGATTCCCGAGAACAGCCGCATCTCTCAGGAAGTGCTGATTCCCCATAGCGCCAGCGGTGGCGCTCAGGACGGGCAGGTCGTATCGGCGCGGATCGTTCAGCAGCCCGAGACCCGCAAGCAGCCGGTGGGCGAGGTCACCGAGGTGCTCGGCGAGCGCATGGACCCGGGGATGGAAATCGGCATCGCCATCCGCAGCTACAATATCCCGGACGAATTCCCGCCGGCGGTGGACGAGCAGATCGGCTCGATGTCCGCCGAGGTCGCCGAGGACGACAAGGCGCATCGCATCGATCTGCGTCACCTGCCGCTGGTGACCATCGATGATGAAAGCGCCAAGGACTTCGACGACGCTATCTGCGCCTACCAGACCAAGTCCGGCAGTTGGAAGCTGATCGTCGCCATCGCCGACGTCTCGCACTATGTGCGGCCCGGCAGTGCGCTGGATGAAGAGGCACTGGTGCGCGGCAACTCGGTGTACTTCCCGGGCCAGGTCGTGCCGATGCTGCCCGAGCTGCTCTCCAACGGCCTGTGCTCGCTGAACCCGGCGGTCGACCGGTTGGCCCTGGTCTGCGAGATGAATATCTCCAAGACCGGCGCTATCAGCCGCTACCGCTTCTATGAGGCGGTCTTCCAGTCTCATGCGCGACTGACCTACAACAAGGTCGGCAAGATCCTGCAGGAGCCGGAGAGCCCCGAAGGCCAGGCACTGCGTGATGAGTACGCCTCCCTGGTACCGTCGATCGAGCAGCTGCACGAGCTCTATCAGCTGCTGCGCACCGCGCGCAGCGAGCGCGGGGCCATCGACTTCGAGACCACCGAGACGGCGATCCTCTTCAACGAAGAGCGCAAGATCGACTCCATCGTCCCGCGCTCGCGCAACGACGCCCACAAGATCGTCGAAGAGTGCATGCTGGCAGCCAACGTCGCCACCGCGCGCTTCCTCGACAAGCATGATCTCCCGGCGTTGTATCGCATTCACCAGCCGCCGACGCCTGAGCGTCTGGATCGCCTGCGCCTGTTCCTCAACGAGCTGGGTCTTTCCCTGGGGGGCGGCGACGAGCCGACGCCGCAGGACTATCAGGCGCTGCGCGAGGTCATCAAGGATCGCCCGGATGCCGATATCATCCAGACGGTGATGCTGCGTTCGATGAACCAGGCGGTATATTCGCCCCAGAACGAAGGGCACTTCGGCCTAGCTTATCCGGCCTATGCTCACTTCACCTCGCCGATCCGCCGTTATCCGGATCTGCTGGTGCACCGCGCCATTCGCTCGGTGATCCGTGGGCCGCGCCAGACCTCGACCGTGCTGCGCGCCGACGGCGCCTCGGTGGAGCCGCCCAGCCGCTGGGCACCGTACTCCTTCGAGCAGATGGTGCACTTCGGCGAGCACTGCTCGATGACCGAGCGGCGCGCCGACGATGCCACCCGCGACGTGGAAGACTGGCTCAAGTGCGAGTTCATGTCCGACAAGGTCGGCGATGTCTTCGAAGGCACCATCGCCTCGGTTACCCAGTTCGGTATCTTCGTGCGCCTCGATGATGTCTATGTCGAAGGGCTGGTGCACGTCACCTCGCTGCCCTCCGACTACTACCACTACGAGGCCGAGAAGCATCGCCTCAAGGGCGAGCGTTCCGGCGTCAGCTATCGGCTGGGCGACGGTGTCACCGTGCAGGTCGCAAGGGTCGATCTCGACGACCGCAAGATCGACTTCGATCTGGTCGACGACAAGCCGCGTCAAAAGCGTGCGCCGCGCCGCAAGCCGGGCACCGAGCAGGCGGGCAGCGACAAGCCGCAAGGTGATAAGCCCAAGGGTGACAAGCCCAAGTCAGGCCGTCGCCGCGGGCCGCGCAAGCCGCGAGGCGGCGGCGCCAAGCGCTGA
- a CDS encoding DNA/RNA non-specific endonuclease, producing MGMLLSMGRAGLRRLMIMGLFAAVATGLWYSQEAEYRDSLSWMGITTWETPTPLSLHRVLRNDGYLVGWSDLRVNPLWVSYWLNDVGTSRIGDRPGFQRDWRTLWPVSTDSYSGSGYDRGHLAPNYAIAAVYGREAQRQTFLMSNMSPQLPSLNRQLWQRLEEAVMDYFVPRFGTLQVITGPIYPQDFLDGAFHRVGFTQVPEAFYKILVVPSETPRVLAFIMPQDVSGSEPLDRFLVSVDEIEARTGLDFFPNLPSAAAARLEGNVNDRGWALQAVSRRPGRFQ from the coding sequence ATGGGGATGTTGTTGTCGATGGGGCGTGCCGGGCTGCGTCGCCTGATGATCATGGGGCTGTTCGCGGCAGTGGCCACCGGGCTCTGGTATAGCCAGGAGGCCGAATATCGCGACAGCCTGAGCTGGATGGGCATCACGACTTGGGAGACCCCCACTCCGCTGAGCCTGCATCGCGTACTGCGCAACGATGGATATCTGGTGGGCTGGTCCGATCTGAGGGTCAATCCGCTGTGGGTCAGCTACTGGCTGAACGATGTGGGGACATCGCGGATCGGCGATCGCCCCGGTTTTCAGCGTGACTGGCGCACCCTCTGGCCGGTGAGTACCGATAGCTATAGCGGCAGCGGCTATGATCGTGGTCACCTAGCGCCCAATTATGCCATCGCCGCCGTCTATGGTCGCGAGGCCCAGCGCCAGACCTTTCTGATGAGCAATATGTCGCCCCAGCTGCCCAGCCTCAATCGCCAGCTTTGGCAGCGATTGGAGGAGGCGGTCATGGATTATTTCGTGCCGCGGTTCGGCACCCTTCAGGTGATTACCGGGCCCATCTACCCCCAAGACTTTCTCGATGGGGCCTTTCATCGGGTGGGCTTCACGCAGGTGCCCGAGGCGTTCTACAAGATCCTGGTCGTGCCCTCCGAGACGCCTCGCGTGCTGGCCTTCATCATGCCCCAGGATGTCAGTGGCAGCGAGCCGCTGGACCGGTTCCTGGTTAGCGTCGACGAGATAGAGGCCCGCACTGGCCTGGACTTCTTCCCGAACCTGCCCTCGGCAGCGGCGGCGCGTCTCGAGGGCAACGTTAACGACCGTGGTTGGGCCCTGCAGGCAGTATCACGGCGCCCCGGACGCTTTCAGTAA
- a CDS encoding high-potential iron-sulfur protein: protein MANQSRRDFMRNSLLGLAALPLGAGILSRQALAQDLPPLDPENPQAKALNYVAKASDASDHPAYADGEQCSNCMFYNADTQGCQLFPQNSVAAGGWCQSWTAA from the coding sequence ATGGCTAATCAGAGTCGTCGCGACTTTATGCGTAACAGCCTGCTGGGCCTTGCCGCCCTGCCGCTGGGTGCGGGCATCCTGTCACGCCAGGCCCTGGCTCAGGATCTACCGCCTCTGGACCCGGAAAATCCGCAAGCCAAGGCACTGAACTACGTCGCCAAGGCAAGCGATGCCAGCGACCATCCGGCCTACGCTGATGGCGAACAGTGTTCCAACTGCATGTTCTATAACGCCGATACCCAGGGCTGCCAGCTGTTCCCGCAGAACAGCGTGGCGGCAGGCGGCTGGTGCCAGTCCTGGACCGCTGCCTAA
- a CDS encoding SpoVR family protein, which yields MSMTRQTPIATGSDWNFEVLAEFEREIARLADEYRLDAYPNQIEVITSEQMMDAYASVGMPVGYHHWSFGKQFLSVEQAYRRGQMGLAYELVINSDPCIAYLMEENTLMMQVLVMAHACYGHNSFFKGNYLFRTWTDASSIIDYLVFARKYVAECEERYGVAAVEQLLDACHALQNYGVDRYKRPSPISAEEEALRQTEREEYLQAQVNTLWRTIPLAGSGLEESVQDDGDDPLGLHQAGRYPPEPQENLLYFIEKNAPLLAPWQREIVRIVRKLAQYFYPQRQTQVMNEGWATFWHYTLMHRMFDEGLVDEGLILEFLQSHTAVVHQQPFDSPYYNGINPYALGFAMFTDIRRICEAPTDEDREWFPDIAGSDWLDTLHFAMRNFKDESFIQQFLSPKVIRDLKLFNVIDDDQDEMLTVAAIHDERGYRRLREALSVQYALSVREPNIQIYAADIRGDRSLTLRHVQDRRRPLAKSVYPVMRHLHQLWGFTVRLESIEEDEVVRRYQWPLPSEGVQE from the coding sequence ATGAGCATGACCCGTCAGACTCCCATCGCCACCGGTTCGGACTGGAATTTTGAGGTGCTCGCCGAGTTCGAGCGTGAGATTGCCAGGCTTGCCGACGAATACCGGCTCGATGCCTACCCCAATCAGATCGAGGTGATCACGTCCGAGCAGATGATGGATGCCTACGCCAGCGTGGGCATGCCGGTGGGCTACCATCACTGGTCCTTCGGCAAGCAGTTCCTGTCCGTCGAGCAGGCCTATCGCCGCGGCCAGATGGGGCTGGCCTACGAGCTGGTCATCAACTCGGATCCCTGTATCGCCTATCTGATGGAGGAGAACACCCTGATGATGCAGGTGTTGGTCATGGCTCACGCCTGCTATGGCCATAACTCCTTCTTCAAGGGCAACTACCTGTTTCGTACCTGGACCGACGCCAGCTCGATCATCGATTACCTGGTGTTCGCACGGAAATACGTCGCCGAGTGTGAGGAGCGTTACGGGGTGGCGGCAGTCGAGCAGTTGCTGGACGCCTGCCACGCGCTGCAGAACTACGGCGTTGATCGCTATAAGCGCCCTTCGCCGATCTCCGCCGAGGAAGAGGCGCTGAGACAGACCGAACGCGAAGAATACCTGCAGGCGCAGGTGAATACGCTTTGGCGGACCATTCCACTGGCCGGTTCTGGCCTGGAAGAGAGCGTGCAGGACGATGGCGATGACCCTCTGGGGTTGCATCAGGCTGGTCGCTACCCGCCTGAACCTCAGGAAAACCTGCTCTATTTCATCGAGAAGAACGCTCCCTTGCTGGCGCCCTGGCAGCGGGAAATCGTCCGTATCGTGCGCAAGCTGGCGCAGTACTTTTACCCGCAGCGTCAAACGCAGGTAATGAACGAGGGCTGGGCTACCTTCTGGCATTACACCCTCATGCACCGGATGTTCGACGAGGGCCTGGTCGATGAAGGGTTGATCCTCGAGTTTCTGCAGTCGCACACGGCCGTGGTTCATCAGCAGCCCTTCGATAGCCCCTACTACAATGGCATCAACCCTTATGCCCTAGGGTTTGCGATGTTTACCGACATTCGCCGCATCTGCGAAGCGCCAACCGATGAGGATCGCGAGTGGTTCCCCGACATCGCTGGCAGCGACTGGCTCGATACGCTGCATTTTGCGATGCGTAACTTCAAGGACGAGTCGTTCATCCAGCAGTTCCTGTCGCCCAAGGTGATTCGTGACCTCAAGCTGTTCAATGTGATCGACGACGACCAGGACGAGATGCTCACGGTGGCCGCCATCCACGATGAGCGCGGCTATCGGCGGCTGCGCGAGGCGCTGTCGGTTCAGTACGCGCTGTCGGTGCGGGAGCCGAATATCCAGATATATGCTGCCGATATTCGCGGCGATCGCTCGCTGACGCTGCGTCATGTCCAGGACCGTCGCCGGCCGCTGGCCAAGAGCGTCTATCCGGTGATGCGTCACCTGCACCAGCTCTGGGGTTTCACGGTGCGGCTCGAATCGATCGAAGAAGATGAGGTGGTGCGTCGCTATCAGTGGCCGCTGCCCAGCGAAGGGGTACAGGAGTAA